The following coding sequences lie in one Treponema socranskii subsp. buccale genomic window:
- a CDS encoding ATP-dependent Clp protease ATP-binding subunit encodes MNGIGFSPRAQRLVAALAQDEGRKSGADQLLPEHVLLALLKSADGLGYALLRSLHINFLSFQRALERQFKSYAVSVALADLPPSRRLKAMLDIAGMESRALGNDYVGTEHIVLSAIREEGSATARFFENADMTIEDARRIVPEIQAHSPSSVNEKASRSFSKTALENFFGAPANASLSSSDAGMQTAQSQVRQSRSERTFLGEFSRDITKIAREEKDDPVVGRSKEIQRIVQVLSRRTKNNPVLIGEPGVGKTAIVEGLAQRIAKGNVPRNLLKKRILSLDLAALIAGTKYRGEFEDRMKKMMKEVRDDKNIILFIDELHTIIGAGGPEGTMDASNMLKPALSRGEIQIIGATTTKEYSRYIEKDSALERRFQTVKVEEPTDDDTVGILEGIKKRYEDFHGIVFDDDVIPAIVKFSRRYIPERFLPDKAIDILDEAGAAKKIQEEAKPAELAEVERSIEKLAAEKRRLVEEQDYERAALVRDKVLELRRKLDLYSEYWRNSNLQNRRHVTEQDICRIIGAMTGIPVEQLDSSETKRLVHMEEEMHKSVIGQDEAVHLIAGAVRRSRAGVSSPKHPLGSFIFLGPTGVGKTQLAKALAKFLFGSEDMLVRIDMSDYMEKHNASRLVGAPPGYVGYEEGGVLTEAVRRRPYSVVLLDEIEKAHPDVFNLLLQLLEEGELSDNLGHTVNFRNTVVIMTSNAGARQITSGSRVGFLPSGEGLLSYDDIKASALGELKKMLSPELLNRIDDVVVFGALTKEEVGRILDIQIKELDDRMREQNIAISVKPKAREYLIEHGYEPESGARPMRRLIRREIEDPLSVEILSGEGEKSNSVSVECVNDKLSVKFVKPKKVETVLANSLTQDGRK; translated from the coding sequence ATGAACGGAATCGGATTTTCACCGCGTGCACAGCGCCTTGTCGCAGCCCTTGCGCAGGATGAAGGACGGAAAAGCGGCGCGGATCAGCTTTTGCCGGAACACGTGCTGCTCGCTCTTTTGAAAAGTGCGGACGGACTCGGGTATGCGCTGCTCCGCTCTCTTCATATCAATTTCCTTTCGTTTCAGCGCGCTCTCGAACGGCAATTCAAATCGTATGCGGTATCCGTCGCCCTCGCGGATCTGCCGCCGAGCCGCCGTTTAAAAGCGATGCTCGACATCGCAGGCATGGAGTCCCGTGCCCTCGGAAACGATTATGTGGGCACGGAGCATATCGTGCTTTCGGCTATCAGAGAAGAGGGCAGCGCAACGGCGCGGTTTTTTGAAAATGCCGACATGACGATCGAAGACGCGCGGCGCATCGTTCCGGAAATCCAAGCGCATTCCCCTTCATCGGTAAATGAAAAAGCGTCCCGTTCGTTTTCGAAAACCGCGCTCGAGAATTTCTTCGGGGCACCGGCGAACGCGTCGCTTTCTTCGTCGGATGCGGGTATGCAGACGGCGCAAAGTCAAGTGCGTCAAAGCAGAAGCGAGCGGACGTTCCTCGGCGAGTTCAGCCGAGACATCACAAAAATTGCGCGGGAAGAAAAAGACGATCCCGTCGTCGGACGGAGCAAGGAGATACAGCGCATCGTGCAAGTGCTTTCGCGCCGCACGAAAAACAATCCCGTGCTCATCGGAGAACCGGGTGTCGGTAAAACGGCGATCGTAGAAGGTCTCGCGCAGAGAATCGCAAAGGGCAACGTGCCGCGCAATCTGCTCAAAAAGCGTATCCTCTCCCTCGATTTGGCCGCTCTCATCGCGGGTACGAAATATCGCGGAGAGTTCGAAGATCGCATGAAAAAAATGATGAAAGAAGTTCGGGACGATAAAAACATCATTTTATTTATCGACGAACTGCACACGATCATCGGTGCGGGAGGCCCTGAAGGGACGATGGACGCATCGAACATGCTCAAGCCCGCGTTGAGCAGAGGCGAGATACAGATCATCGGTGCGACGACGACGAAGGAATACAGCCGTTATATCGAAAAGGACTCCGCGCTCGAACGCCGCTTCCAAACGGTGAAAGTCGAAGAGCCGACGGACGACGACACGGTGGGCATCCTTGAAGGGATAAAAAAACGCTACGAAGATTTTCACGGCATCGTGTTCGACGACGACGTTATCCCGGCGATCGTTAAATTCTCCAGACGCTATATCCCCGAACGATTTCTTCCCGACAAAGCGATCGATATACTCGACGAAGCGGGCGCGGCAAAAAAAATACAGGAAGAAGCGAAACCCGCAGAGCTCGCGGAAGTGGAACGAAGCATCGAAAAGCTTGCAGCGGAAAAAAGGAGGCTCGTCGAAGAACAGGATTACGAACGGGCTGCTCTCGTGCGCGACAAAGTGCTCGAACTGCGCAGAAAGCTCGACCTCTACAGCGAATATTGGCGGAACAGCAATCTGCAAAACAGAAGACACGTTACCGAACAGGATATCTGCCGCATCATCGGAGCGATGACCGGCATTCCCGTCGAACAGCTCGATTCGTCCGAAACGAAACGCCTCGTACACATGGAAGAAGAGATGCACAAAAGCGTTATCGGACAGGACGAGGCGGTGCACCTCATCGCGGGCGCGGTTCGAAGAAGCAGGGCGGGCGTTTCGTCTCCGAAGCATCCGCTCGGCTCGTTTATCTTTCTCGGCCCGACGGGAGTGGGAAAAACACAGCTTGCAAAAGCGCTCGCGAAATTTTTATTCGGCAGCGAAGATATGCTTGTGCGTATCGATATGTCCGACTATATGGAAAAGCACAACGCGAGCCGGCTCGTCGGAGCGCCTCCGGGCTATGTCGGCTACGAAGAAGGCGGCGTGCTCACCGAAGCGGTGCGCCGCCGGCCGTATTCGGTCGTCCTCCTCGACGAAATCGAAAAAGCGCATCCCGACGTATTCAATTTGCTTTTACAGCTGCTCGAAGAAGGCGAACTCAGCGACAACCTCGGTCACACCGTAAACTTCCGGAACACCGTCGTCATCATGACGAGCAATGCGGGTGCGCGGCAGATTACGAGCGGAAGCCGTGTCGGGTTTTTGCCGTCGGGCGAAGGACTTTTGTCGTACGACGATATAAAAGCGAGCGCGCTCGGAGAGCTTAAAAAAATGCTGAGTCCCGAGCTTTTAAACCGCATCGACGACGTCGTCGTTTTCGGCGCGCTTACGAAAGAAGAAGTCGGCCGGATACTCGACATACAGATCAAAGAGCTTGACGACAGAATGCGCGAGCAAAATATTGCCATTTCCGTAAAGCCTAAAGCACGGGAATACCTTATCGAACACGGGTACGAACCGGAATCGGGTGCCCGCCCGATGCGCCGCCTTATCCGCCGTGAAATCGAAGATCCGCTTTCCGTCGAAATCCTTTCGGGGGAGGGAGAAAAGTCGAACAGCGTTTCTGTCGAATGCGTGAACGACAAACTCAGTGTCAAATTCGTTAAACCGAAGAAGGTCGAAACGGTGCTTGCAAATTCCCTGACGCAAGACGGACGGAAATGA
- a CDS encoding helix-turn-helix domain-containing protein, whose protein sequence is MPMIFTMRTARFFSKADYTNSDELIEKNLYTMVISHKTDNPAKTYALIVNLSESEARELFTRKTGELAPVFFIIDNRKYFLSHPDPSFFNTPIQSGSIYDKICSFPSIREDGRGYKCLKSDGEKYFICYEDQQIMGWRLFYIIPYSRLIRGFYTFIKNIITITIAVFTVTVIAIIIIAHKVDLALSYERRFLAYIQGRGDKIEYPLVKTTAYGISLFRITPKKLKALPKEYHTDLKKNIYTAAFQYLQRKSRIIGFDDFSFIWLSVLSPKDMYTKLCDFVDVVHDKFEADLTAVVSDAAVGMAELPQEVSRLREMMKDLYLVNRGGIDYAVRQDMKMTVINIREFEAVLIAKDAKQFAVCMEKAVAAIRENPSWFSFNLFIANLVYVLNRYLHDEIDLYYPGGINILAEDMSALEEIRGLLEISARIERILMHSREAGKNAKNYETVNAINRYIKANIKNTMLNSDMIADHIGMSLNYTRVLYRQITGKSFNDVIGEMRLLLVEDLLLHSDKTIDEIRQEAGFTNYSYFCTYFKNKFGVSPTHYRILHSKTK, encoded by the coding sequence ATGCCTATGATTTTTACCATGCGAACTGCGAGGTTTTTTTCAAAAGCGGACTATACCAATAGTGATGAACTTATAGAAAAAAATTTGTATACTATGGTGATTTCTCATAAAACGGATAATCCCGCCAAAACATATGCGTTGATTGTAAATCTGTCGGAATCCGAAGCAAGAGAACTCTTTACGCGCAAAACGGGGGAACTTGCGCCTGTATTTTTTATTATCGATAACCGTAAGTATTTTTTGTCGCATCCCGATCCTTCATTTTTCAATACTCCGATACAATCCGGTTCGATCTATGACAAGATATGTTCGTTTCCCTCCATTCGGGAAGACGGAAGAGGATATAAATGTTTGAAAAGCGACGGAGAAAAATATTTTATCTGTTATGAAGATCAACAGATAATGGGATGGAGGCTGTTTTATATTATTCCGTATTCACGACTGATACGAGGCTTTTATACCTTTATTAAAAATATTATAACGATTACTATAGCGGTTTTTACCGTGACGGTTATTGCAATAATAATTATTGCGCATAAAGTCGACTTGGCTTTAAGTTATGAAAGAAGATTTCTTGCTTATATACAAGGCAGGGGAGATAAGATCGAGTATCCTCTTGTAAAGACGACCGCATACGGAATTTCACTCTTTCGGATCACTCCGAAAAAGTTAAAGGCGCTACCCAAAGAATATCACACCGATTTGAAAAAAAATATATACACTGCGGCTTTCCAATATTTACAAAGAAAAAGCCGCATTATCGGGTTTGATGATTTTTCTTTTATTTGGCTTTCAGTGTTGAGTCCGAAAGATATGTATACGAAGCTTTGTGATTTTGTCGATGTAGTGCATGATAAATTCGAAGCGGACCTCACCGCTGTTGTTTCCGATGCCGCAGTCGGTATGGCTGAATTGCCTCAGGAAGTATCGCGTTTAAGAGAAATGATGAAAGATTTGTATTTGGTAAACCGCGGCGGTATCGATTATGCCGTAAGGCAAGATATGAAAATGACAGTGATAAATATCAGGGAATTCGAAGCCGTTCTGATCGCTAAAGATGCAAAACAATTTGCAGTTTGTATGGAAAAAGCCGTTGCGGCCATACGGGAAAATCCGTCTTGGTTCAGTTTTAATTTATTTATTGCAAATCTTGTATATGTTTTGAATCGATATTTACATGATGAAATAGATTTGTATTATCCGGGAGGAATAAATATCTTAGCTGAAGATATGTCCGCACTGGAAGAGATTCGTGGTTTGCTTGAAATCTCGGCTCGTATCGAGCGTATTCTAATGCATAGCAGAGAAGCCGGTAAAAATGCTAAAAATTATGAAACGGTAAACGCTATAAATCGTTATATCAAAGCAAATATTAAAAATACCATGCTCAATTCCGATATGATTGCCGATCATATCGGAATGTCTTTGAATTATACCAGAGTTTTATATCGGCAAATAACGGGAAAATCTTTTAATGATGTTATAGGTGAAATGCGCCTTTTGCTTGTTGAGGATTTATTGCTGCACAGCGATAAAACAATCGATGAGATTCGGCAGGAAGCCGGTTTTACCAATTATTCATATTTTTGCACGTATTTTAAAAATAAATTCGGTGTTTCACCGACGCATTACAGAATTCTTCATAGTAAAACAAAATAA
- a CDS encoding ABC transporter substrate-binding protein — translation MQRRSKLFLKVFITASFAVQSLFAMGDADTTSKNTATAGPVVITYYTWDDAAHKSLIEKFNATHSNVRVEGKILPAADYETKIATLLSGRAEMDCFMEKRQTDAFTRMDNGFIEPLNKYIDKTGKPNTAVEAYKTSLSYDGKIMGIPWRGGAYYTYFNKNVFKKAGLKTPDWYAERGEWTWAKFEELARAIHAADSSLIGASIYFWGSNATYMANQAGETFISNAGKIGAMDNLLKQIAMRKRLESVGAMWSLIDMKVTKTHYSKQFYDGKLGMLLIGEWFPGQMTTGERDGLLAAGFKKADYGITRLPCDKQRYVTMGLPTFNSITSYSKNKDAAFEFISWMGGAEAASLAASFGVLPAVSSPEVEKILSGSLPDASSVKYYLEPKVSNNTATFSKYGSRVETVINTMQEAYLLNKLTDAQFREQWAKEMKNIVDTSY, via the coding sequence ATGCAAAGACGAAGTAAATTATTTCTAAAAGTGTTTATCACAGCATCTTTTGCCGTTCAAAGTTTGTTTGCAATGGGCGATGCGGATACGACGAGTAAAAATACGGCAACTGCGGGGCCTGTCGTTATTACGTATTATACATGGGATGACGCCGCGCATAAATCGTTGATAGAAAAATTTAATGCAACCCATTCAAATGTCAGAGTTGAGGGAAAAATACTTCCCGCCGCGGATTACGAAACAAAAATCGCTACGCTGCTTTCCGGCCGTGCCGAAATGGATTGCTTTATGGAAAAGCGTCAGACGGATGCATTCACTCGCATGGATAACGGTTTTATAGAGCCGCTCAATAAATACATCGATAAGACGGGTAAACCGAATACGGCCGTTGAAGCGTATAAAACATCTTTAAGCTATGACGGAAAGATTATGGGTATTCCATGGCGGGGAGGAGCGTATTATACCTATTTCAATAAAAATGTATTTAAAAAAGCGGGACTTAAAACGCCCGATTGGTATGCGGAAAGAGGAGAGTGGACATGGGCAAAATTTGAAGAACTTGCACGGGCGATCCATGCAGCCGATTCTTCTCTTATCGGGGCTTCCATCTATTTTTGGGGATCGAATGCAACGTATATGGCAAATCAGGCGGGAGAAACTTTTATAAGCAATGCCGGAAAAATCGGTGCGATGGATAATCTCTTGAAACAGATTGCTATGCGGAAGCGTCTTGAATCGGTCGGTGCCATGTGGTCTCTGATCGATATGAAAGTTACGAAGACGCACTATTCCAAACAGTTTTACGACGGAAAACTCGGTATGCTTTTAATCGGCGAATGGTTTCCGGGTCAGATGACGACCGGTGAACGGGACGGACTTCTTGCAGCAGGTTTTAAAAAAGCCGATTACGGTATTACAAGATTGCCGTGCGATAAACAGCGTTATGTGACTATGGGACTTCCTACCTTTAACAGCATAACTTCATATTCAAAAAATAAAGATGCCGCTTTTGAATTTATTTCGTGGATGGGCGGTGCAGAAGCCGCATCTCTTGCCGCTTCGTTCGGTGTTCTCCCTGCCGTCAGTTCTCCCGAAGTGGAAAAAATCTTAAGCGGCAGCCTGCCCGACGCTTCTTCGGTAAAATATTATCTTGAACCGAAGGTTTCGAATAATACGGCTACCTTTTCAAAATACGGTTCGCGTGTTGAAACTGTTATCAATACGATGCAGGAAGCTTATCTTCTGAACAAACTGACAGATGCTCAGTTCAGGGAGCAGTGGGCAAAGGAGATGAAAAATATCGTAGATACGTCGTATTGA
- a CDS encoding carbohydrate ABC transporter permease: MICTVFFQIALGLLFALFLARPFRGSTFFRSAFYIPNILSSVAVGLAFMFIFEPSSGFMNGLLKAVGLPTSKWLAGEKSSLLVIMLVSIWQNVGYYMVLLIGALQNVNGSLYEAAKMDGAGKLQQFLAVTLPGISPVLFYAVILAIIRGFQSFDYIYVMTGGQLGGGPAGSTNVLAFDIYTNAFTHYRLGYASAESVVLLIIILIVTLIQNYGQKKWVVYDIV, from the coding sequence ATGATCTGTACTGTCTTTTTTCAAATTGCACTGGGTCTGCTTTTTGCGTTATTTCTTGCGCGACCGTTTCGCGGCAGTACGTTTTTTCGAAGTGCATTTTATATTCCGAATATACTTTCTTCAGTCGCTGTCGGTTTGGCGTTTATGTTTATCTTCGAACCGTCATCGGGTTTTATGAACGGGCTTTTGAAGGCGGTAGGTTTGCCGACGTCAAAGTGGCTTGCAGGAGAAAAATCTTCTCTCCTTGTTATAATGCTGGTTTCGATTTGGCAAAATGTAGGCTATTATATGGTGCTGCTTATCGGTGCGCTGCAAAACGTAAACGGTTCCCTGTATGAGGCTGCGAAAATGGACGGCGCCGGCAAATTGCAGCAATTTTTGGCCGTTACGCTTCCCGGTATTTCGCCTGTACTTTTTTATGCCGTTATACTTGCGATAATACGCGGGTTTCAGTCATTTGATTATATTTACGTTATGACAGGCGGGCAGCTCGGGGGAGGGCCTGCCGGCAGTACAAATGTATTGGCATTCGATATTTATACAAACGCGTTTACGCATTATCGTTTGGGCTATGCATCCGCCGAATCCGTCGTCTTATTGATAATTATTCTTATCGTCACTTTGATTCAGAATTACGGTCAAAAAAAGTGGGTAGTTT